From the genome of Pseudomonas yamanorum, one region includes:
- the cfaB gene encoding C17 cyclopropane fatty acid synthase CfaB yields the protein MLAQLPPALQNLQLPLRLRLWDGHEFNLGPDPSVTIVVKDPMMVSKLSHPTLDSLGEAFVEGKLELEGSISEVIRVVDELSHALVDDDEDTRPVRSIHDKATDAAAISYHYDLSNEFYQLWLDRDMAYSCGYFETGSESLDQAQQDKFRHLCRKLRLQPGEYLLDVGCGWGGLARYAAREFGVKVFGITLSKEQLELAQERVKAEGLEDQVELTLLDYRDLPQDGRFDKVVSVGMFEHVGHANLAEYCKILYGAVREGGLVMNHGITAKHTDGRPVGRGAGDFIERYVFPNGELPHLAMMTAEISEVGLEVVDVESLRLHYARTLDHWSERLEDNLEAAGKMVPEQALRIWRLYLAGCAYAFARGWINLHQILAVKPHADGSHELPWTRDDLYQ from the coding sequence TCAGCTACCGCTGCGTCTTCGACTCTGGGACGGCCATGAATTCAACCTGGGCCCGGATCCCAGCGTCACCATTGTGGTCAAGGACCCCATGATGGTTTCAAAGCTTAGCCATCCGACGCTCGATTCATTGGGCGAAGCCTTCGTCGAGGGCAAACTGGAGCTGGAAGGCTCCATTTCCGAAGTGATCAGGGTCGTTGACGAGCTGAGTCATGCCTTGGTTGATGACGACGAGGACACCCGTCCGGTGCGCTCGATCCACGACAAGGCCACCGACGCAGCGGCTATTTCCTACCATTACGACCTGTCCAACGAGTTCTACCAGCTGTGGCTGGACCGTGACATGGCCTATTCCTGCGGGTATTTCGAGACCGGCAGTGAATCCCTCGATCAAGCCCAACAAGACAAATTCCGCCACCTGTGCCGCAAACTGCGGCTGCAGCCGGGGGAGTATCTGCTCGATGTGGGCTGCGGTTGGGGCGGGCTGGCACGCTATGCCGCGCGGGAATTCGGGGTCAAGGTGTTTGGTATCACCCTGAGCAAGGAACAGCTGGAGCTGGCCCAGGAAAGGGTGAAAGCCGAAGGCCTGGAAGACCAGGTAGAGCTGACGCTGCTGGACTACCGCGACTTGCCCCAGGATGGCCGGTTCGACAAGGTGGTGAGCGTGGGGATGTTTGAACACGTCGGTCACGCCAACCTGGCGGAGTACTGCAAGATTCTCTATGGCGCGGTGCGTGAGGGCGGCCTGGTGATGAACCACGGCATTACCGCCAAGCACACGGATGGCCGGCCTGTGGGCCGTGGCGCCGGGGACTTTATCGAGCGCTATGTGTTTCCCAATGGCGAGCTGCCGCACCTGGCGATGATGACCGCCGAGATCAGCGAAGTCGGGCTGGAAGTGGTCGACGTCGAAAGCCTGCGCCTGCATTACGCGCGCACGCTGGACCATTGGAGCGAGCGCCTGGAAGATAACCTGGAGGCGGCGGGCAAGATGGTGCCGGAGCAGGCCTTGCGCATCTGGCGCCTGTACCTGGCCGGCTGCGCGTATGCGTTTGCCAGGGGCTGGATCAACCTGCACCAGATCCTGGCGGTGAAACCCCATGCCGATGGTAGCCATGAGCTGCCGTGGACGCGGGATGACCTTTACCAGTAG